A genomic stretch from Channa argus isolate prfri chromosome 24, Channa argus male v1.0, whole genome shotgun sequence includes:
- the aspa gene encoding aspartoacylase — MSSSYNNTVHINEARRVAIFGGTHGNEMSGVTLVSLWMKNSTEIQRKRVETKPFITNPKAVEKCTRYVDTDLNRAFTPENLSTPGGGHLPYEVQRAQEINRMFGPKGSPDAYDVIFDLHNTTSNMGCTLILESSNDYFNLQMMNYIKKAIAPASCLVLLNEHPLLKYSTSRSVAKHPVGLEVGPQPQGVLRSNIFEAMRVILKHALDFIELFNEGMEFSPCTVEVFRVLERIDYPRDANGNIIAMVHPTLQDCDWEPLNPGDPMFQTFDGKTIHYQGSCTVYPTFINEAAYYEKQQAFVTTRRETLVASSIRKA; from the exons ATGTCGTCCTCTTACAACAACACCGTCCACATCAACGAGGCCAGGAGAGTAGCGATTTTCGGAGGGACGCACGGGAACGAGATGTCAGGAGTGACACTCGTAAGCCTGTGGATGAAGAACAGCACCGAGATACAGAGGAAGAGGGTCGAGACGAAACCTTTCATCACCAACCCGAAAGCTGTGGAGAAATGCACCAGATACGTAGACACGGATCTGAACCGAGCCTTCACCCCAGAGAACCTCAG CACCCCAGGAGGAGGTCATCTTCCCTACGAGGTGCAGAGAGCCCAGGAGATCAACAGAATGTTTGGACCTAAGGGAAGCCCAGACGCCTACGATGTCATCTTTGACCTCCACAACACAACGTCCAATATGGGCTGCACTCTGATTCTGGAAAGCTCCAACGACTACTTCAATCTGCAAATGATGAACTACATCAAG AAAGCCATTGCTCCAGCCAGTTGTCTTGTCCTGCTGAATGAACATCCTCTTCTAAAATATTCCACTTCACGCTCTGTAGCCAAGCACCCTGTTG GTCTAGAAGTGGGTCCTCAGCCACAAGGCGTACTGAGGAGTAACATCTTTGAAGCTATGAGGGTAATACTGAAACATGCCCTGGACTTCATTGAGCTGTTTAATGAAG GCATGGAGTTCTCTCCCTGTACAGTGGAAGTTTTCCGGGTCTTAGAGAGGATTGACTACCCCAGAGACGCcaatggaaacatcattgccaTGGTGCACCCAACTCTGCAG GACTGTGACTGGGAACCACTGAACCCTGGTGACCCCATGTTCCAAACGTTTGACGGGAAGACTATTCACTACCAAGGCTCCTGCACCGTCTATCCCACTTTTATTAATGAGGCAGCCTATTATGAAAAGCAACAGGCATTTGTAACCACAAGGCGAGAAACCTTGGTTGCAAGTTCCATTAGAAAAGCATGA